One Jeotgalibaca porci genomic region harbors:
- a CDS encoding DUF1189 family protein, whose protein sequence is MQNATFPLNYFNSILTPVKMFRGRTQLTWSKIIFVILFLNGLMMIPIVLNYADEGSYNLKGTYPVLYDLVDEEVVTALNSNEPFFIIKENGVVAGGEDEATALEAENVIFFGETELLLQEKDLPLSRVTYTKDVDWGDSVESVRSEIGRQWYYMNRVFFVATYSFMIAGMLLLMNVLLVLGASFFMFLAGKYSEMEIDSFKESVNMILNAMGLPVLASLVIGLFLPEITSMMSIQSMGLVVMIILLYFKTRFSEAFIQAEEDK, encoded by the coding sequence ATGCAAAATGCAACTTTTCCGTTAAATTACTTTAACAGTATTCTAACGCCGGTGAAAATGTTTCGGGGACGAACACAATTAACGTGGTCAAAAATTATCTTTGTCATCCTGTTCTTAAATGGGCTCATGATGATTCCCATCGTATTGAATTATGCAGACGAAGGTAGTTATAACTTAAAAGGGACCTATCCAGTCCTGTATGACTTGGTAGACGAGGAAGTCGTGACGGCGTTGAACAGCAATGAGCCATTTTTCATTATCAAGGAAAATGGCGTTGTTGCTGGAGGCGAGGATGAAGCGACGGCTTTGGAAGCTGAAAATGTTATATTCTTTGGAGAAACGGAATTATTACTCCAGGAAAAGGATTTACCCTTGTCACGGGTAACGTATACGAAAGATGTAGATTGGGGCGATTCCGTTGAATCTGTCCGATCCGAGATAGGGCGGCAATGGTATTATATGAATCGTGTATTTTTTGTTGCGACCTATTCATTCATGATAGCAGGAATGCTGTTGTTAATGAATGTCTTATTAGTACTGGGTGCCTCGTTCTTTATGTTTTTAGCGGGCAAGTATTCAGAAATGGAAATTGATTCATTTAAAGAGAGTGTCAACATGATTCTAAACGCGATGGGACTGCCAGTGTTGGCGTCATTAGTAATCGGGTTATTTTTACCGGAGATTACGTCAATGATGAGCATCCAGTCAATGGGATTAGTGGTCATGATTATCTTGTTATATTTCAAAACACGTTTTTCAGAAGCATTTATTCAAGCAGAAGAAGATAAATAG
- a CDS encoding sugar ABC transporter permease has product METNKPKRIRTQKGARRLNKILTYTYLVFMSIIIIYPLLITATSAFRGGNLMAFDLKLSGPWTLNNFRRLFQETLYPQWYMNTLKVAVTTMVIQVAAITLAGFAYSRYRFIGRKQSLKFFLIVQMVPTTAALTAFYVMALLLGGLDQHWFLIFVYIGGGIPMNTWLMKGYFDTVPMELDESARLDGAGHLRTFWQIILPLVRPMIAVQALWAFMSPFGEYLLARFLLRSPANYTVANGLQTFINNPRDQRVALFAAGAILIALPIATLFFFLQKNFVSGLTAGGTKG; this is encoded by the coding sequence ATGGAAACGAATAAACCTAAAAGAATCCGGACTCAAAAAGGTGCACGCCGTCTCAATAAAATTTTGACCTATACCTACTTAGTATTTATGAGTATCATCATTATTTATCCGCTTTTGATTACGGCAACATCTGCTTTCCGGGGCGGAAACTTGATGGCGTTTGACTTGAAACTGAGCGGACCTTGGACATTAAATAACTTCCGTCGTTTATTCCAAGAAACACTATATCCACAGTGGTATATGAACACTTTGAAAGTTGCAGTTACGACGATGGTTATTCAAGTAGCAGCGATTACGTTAGCTGGTTTCGCGTATAGCCGTTACCGTTTTATTGGCCGTAAACAATCATTGAAATTTTTCTTGATTGTTCAAATGGTTCCAACGACGGCGGCTCTTACTGCATTTTACGTTATGGCGTTGCTACTGGGCGGATTGGACCAACACTGGTTCTTGATTTTCGTTTATATCGGCGGTGGTATTCCAATGAATACGTGGTTAATGAAAGGGTACTTCGATACAGTACCAATGGAGTTGGATGAATCGGCACGTTTGGATGGAGCGGGACATTTACGTACGTTCTGGCAAATTATTTTACCGCTTGTCCGTCCGATGATTGCGGTTCAAGCACTATGGGCATTCATGTCGCCATTTGGTGAGTACTTGCTTGCACGTTTCTTACTGCGTTCGCCAGCAAACTATACAGTAGCAAATGGCTTGCAAACATTTATTAACAACCCGCGTGATCAACGTGTGGCGTTGTTTGCGGCAGGTGCCATCTTGATTGCACTTCCAATCGCAACCCTGTTCTTCTTCTTACAAAAGAACTTTGTTTCTGGTTTAACAGCTGGTGGTACAAAAGGCTAA
- a CDS encoding sugar ABC transporter permease: MGQSNGRKKVVFSTEDQQRIKKATLLSIIPGLGQLYNKQTAKALLFFVFLGFVIIEMVVFGADAISGLVTLGTTPREDHSLFMMIEGALQILVMLIFALIWVINIYDANRVAKLKALDPSNINYSPKAMLLNAYNNGFAYFLTIPAYIVMIFAILFPVLVTIFISFTNYDFYHIPPGNLVDWVGFDTFKNIVSLSTYRDTFGAVFSWTVIWTVSATTLQVAIGIFTAMILNQPFIKGKRIFGVIMLLPWAVPAFITIMSFSNMFNDSVGAINSQVIPFINNLPFVDIPSIAWKTDPFWTKIAIISIQGWLGFPYIYVLVSGILQSIPSDWYEAAVIDGATNIQKFRYITLPQIFAVAAPIFVTQYTGNFNNFSMIYLFNEGGPGSVGSGAGATDILISWIYKLTTGQSPQYNIASAVTLIISAVVITISMLIFSRTRAFEMED, translated from the coding sequence GTGGGACAATCAAATGGACGGAAAAAAGTTGTATTTTCCACCGAAGATCAACAACGGATTAAAAAAGCAACACTTCTATCTATCATTCCAGGTCTGGGGCAGCTCTATAATAAACAAACGGCCAAAGCGCTTTTATTCTTTGTCTTTTTAGGCTTTGTTATCATTGAAATGGTAGTATTTGGTGCAGATGCGATTAGTGGTTTAGTAACTTTAGGAACAACACCGCGTGAGGATCACTCGCTCTTTATGATGATCGAAGGGGCCTTGCAAATACTCGTTATGCTTATCTTTGCTTTAATTTGGGTGATTAATATTTACGATGCCAATCGTGTGGCGAAATTAAAAGCGCTGGACCCATCGAATATTAACTACTCACCTAAAGCAATGTTACTGAATGCTTATAACAACGGCTTTGCCTATTTCCTAACGATTCCGGCATATATTGTCATGATTTTCGCGATCTTATTCCCAGTTTTGGTAACGATTTTTATCTCATTCACCAACTATGACTTTTACCATATTCCACCTGGCAACTTAGTCGATTGGGTTGGATTTGATACATTTAAGAACATTGTTTCTTTAAGTACTTACCGTGATACTTTCGGTGCTGTATTCTCATGGACGGTTATCTGGACCGTTTCCGCAACAACCTTACAAGTTGCTATCGGTATTTTTACAGCCATGATTTTGAATCAACCATTTATTAAAGGAAAACGTATCTTTGGAGTTATTATGCTTCTTCCATGGGCGGTTCCTGCGTTTATTACAATCATGTCATTCTCAAATATGTTTAACGATTCCGTTGGCGCAATTAACTCACAAGTTATTCCGTTTATTAATAACTTACCATTTGTCGACATTCCGTCAATTGCTTGGAAAACAGATCCGTTCTGGACGAAAATTGCGATTATTTCCATCCAAGGTTGGTTAGGATTCCCGTACATTTATGTATTGGTATCAGGTATTTTACAATCTATTCCGAGCGATTGGTATGAAGCAGCGGTTATCGACGGTGCAACGAACATTCAAAAATTCCGTTATATTACCTTGCCACAAATCTTTGCGGTAGCAGCACCAATTTTCGTAACGCAATATACGGGTAACTTTAACAACTTCTCCATGATTTACCTGTTCAACGAAGGTGGACCGGGTAGCGTGGGGTCAGGTGCAGGTGCAACGGATATCTTAATTTCTTGGATCTACAAACTGACAACAGGGCAATCACCACAATACAACATTGCTTCGGCAGTAACATTGATTATCTCAGCAGTCGTTATTACGATTTCAATGTTAATCTTCAGCCGGACTCGTGCATTTGAAATGGAGGATTAG
- a CDS encoding extracellular solute-binding protein, producing the protein MLTNWKKSKLGLLAASSALLLAACGGGEETESEVVSSTDPGTEETASGDFAGQTLNVSVEDGYSAFVEEIIPAFEEEYGVTVEITERDMFENLEALPLDGPAMLGPDVMIAPYDRVGGLGQQGHLLDVTLPEDGRYDETDNLQVTANDTIYGSPFVIEALVMYYNKALLDTAPTTFAELEELTKDERFAFASEAGKSTAFLSNWIDFYNSYGLLAGYGGYVFGADGTDTTDVGLNSEGAIEAIEYGSKWFQEYWPQGMLDKTTSGNFIDDQFIGGTAAAIINGPWGAANYRDSGVDYGVAPVPTLPNGDPYAPFAGGKAWVISSYSEVGELAQEWLNFVTNEENQTLLFEEFTAEIPANNASRKVIADAGEDELAVAVIEQYNSAIPMPNIPEMAEVWTGAETMMFDAASGNKTAEESANDATELIKQNIEQKY; encoded by the coding sequence ATGTTAACAAATTGGAAAAAAAGTAAATTAGGTCTTTTGGCAGCTTCATCTGCTTTATTATTGGCAGCGTGTGGCGGAGGAGAAGAAACAGAATCAGAAGTTGTCAGCTCAACGGATCCTGGTACTGAAGAAACTGCAAGCGGCGATTTCGCTGGCCAAACTTTAAACGTATCAGTCGAAGACGGCTACTCAGCGTTTGTTGAAGAAATTATTCCGGCTTTTGAGGAAGAGTATGGCGTAACGGTTGAAATAACAGAACGTGACATGTTCGAAAACCTTGAAGCACTGCCATTGGATGGTCCAGCAATGCTAGGTCCAGACGTAATGATCGCGCCTTATGACCGCGTTGGTGGTTTAGGACAACAAGGACACTTGCTAGATGTCACATTGCCAGAAGATGGTCGTTACGATGAAACGGATAACTTACAAGTTACAGCGAACGATACAATCTACGGTAGTCCATTCGTAATTGAAGCGTTGGTCATGTATTACAACAAAGCATTGCTGGACACTGCGCCAACAACATTTGCTGAATTAGAAGAATTAACAAAAGATGAGCGTTTTGCATTTGCTTCTGAAGCAGGCAAATCAACTGCTTTCTTATCTAACTGGATTGACTTCTACAACTCATACGGACTATTGGCTGGTTACGGCGGATACGTATTTGGAGCAGATGGAACAGACACAACGGATGTTGGTTTAAATTCAGAGGGCGCAATTGAAGCGATTGAATACGGATCTAAGTGGTTCCAAGAATACTGGCCACAAGGAATGTTAGACAAAACAACTTCTGGGAACTTCATTGATGATCAATTCATCGGCGGAACAGCAGCAGCAATCATCAACGGACCTTGGGGAGCAGCGAACTACCGTGACTCAGGCGTTGATTACGGTGTTGCACCCGTTCCAACACTTCCAAATGGCGATCCATATGCACCGTTTGCTGGTGGTAAAGCATGGGTTATCTCTTCTTACTCAGAAGTCGGCGAATTGGCACAAGAATGGTTAAACTTTGTAACAAACGAAGAAAATCAAACATTGCTATTCGAAGAATTTACAGCTGAAATCCCAGCTAACAACGCTTCACGTAAAGTGATTGCGGATGCTGGTGAAGACGAATTGGCTGTTGCCGTTATCGAGCAATACAACTCTGCAATTCCAATGCCAAACATCCCAGAAATGGCTGAAGTTTGGACAGGCGCAGAAACAATGATGTTCGACGCAGCTTCAGGAAACAAAACGGCTGAAGAATCTGCAAACGATGCAACAGAATTAATTAAACAAAACATCGAGCAAAAATATTAA
- a CDS encoding alpha-amylase family glycosyl hydrolase, protein MAYDTNTELRNQMMYSIYVRNHTKEGTFKAIIPDLPRIKALGTDIIWLMPIHPIGELMRKGEAGSPYAIKDYRGINPAYGTLEDFKMLVDAIHANDMKCIIDVVYNHTSPDSVLVEEHPEWFYRRPNGKMGNKVGEWYDIVDLDYSHQDLWDYQIETLKMWSEIVDGYRCDVASLVPQEFWLRARKEVAEVNPDTLWLAESVHPHFLREHRDRGNVGLSDNEVFEAFDITYDYDVEDFYTAYLNKEISLKTYLKILMFQDGIYAKNYVKLRFLENHDHPRFRSRVADPRAVRNWTAFLFFQKGTTLVFGGQEKGIAHLPDLFNVDPIAWDEADMELTMLMQRLRHLKVDAAVREGAYHLEAEEGVDVVNGSYVYEGRTVHGLFSLDGKRHDVSVEVPDGEYRNLIDTETIVVKDGLIASKGEPMIFTHFHEKQPVF, encoded by the coding sequence ATGGCTTACGATACAAATACAGAACTACGCAACCAAATGATGTACAGTATTTATGTTCGCAATCATACGAAAGAAGGAACATTTAAGGCAATCATTCCGGATTTGCCACGTATTAAAGCATTGGGAACGGATATCATCTGGTTAATGCCGATTCATCCCATTGGAGAATTAATGCGTAAAGGGGAGGCGGGTAGTCCGTATGCAATCAAGGACTACCGCGGCATCAACCCTGCTTATGGAACGCTGGAAGATTTCAAAATGTTGGTGGATGCGATTCATGCGAATGATATGAAATGTATCATTGATGTCGTTTACAATCACACTTCTCCGGACTCGGTTCTCGTAGAAGAACATCCGGAGTGGTTCTACCGCCGTCCGAATGGCAAAATGGGAAATAAAGTCGGCGAGTGGTATGACATCGTAGATTTGGATTATTCACATCAGGATTTATGGGACTATCAAATTGAAACATTGAAGATGTGGTCGGAGATAGTCGATGGCTACCGCTGTGACGTGGCCAGTCTTGTTCCACAAGAATTCTGGTTACGTGCTCGTAAGGAAGTCGCAGAAGTAAACCCGGATACGCTTTGGTTGGCGGAATCGGTTCACCCTCATTTTCTGCGTGAACACCGCGACCGTGGTAACGTTGGTTTATCAGATAACGAAGTATTCGAAGCCTTTGACATCACTTACGATTATGATGTGGAAGATTTCTATACCGCTTATTTAAATAAAGAAATTTCTTTAAAGACGTATTTGAAAATTTTGATGTTCCAAGACGGTATCTATGCGAAGAACTATGTGAAATTACGCTTCTTGGAAAACCACGACCACCCGCGATTCCGTTCACGTGTAGCAGATCCGCGGGCGGTTCGGAACTGGACGGCGTTCTTATTTTTCCAAAAAGGAACAACGTTGGTATTTGGCGGGCAAGAAAAAGGAATCGCGCATTTACCTGATTTATTCAATGTCGATCCCATTGCGTGGGATGAAGCCGATATGGAATTAACCATGTTGATGCAACGCTTGCGCCATCTAAAAGTGGATGCGGCAGTGCGTGAAGGTGCCTATCACTTGGAAGCAGAAGAGGGTGTCGATGTCGTAAACGGTTCTTATGTCTATGAAGGCCGGACGGTTCATGGTCTTTTCAGTTTGGATGGCAAACGTCATGATGTTTCGGTGGAAGTGCCGGATGGTGAGTACCGCAATTTAATAGATACAGAAACAATCGTGGTCAAAGATGGTCTAATCGCTTCAAAAGGCGAGCCGATGATCTTTACACATTTCCACGAAAAACAACCGGTATTTTAA
- a CDS encoding glycoside hydrolase family 13 protein, with protein sequence MDPHTPWWHKTILYQVYPMSFQDTNHDGIGDIPGITRRLDYIQSLGVNMLWINPIFASPKVDNGYDVSDYMQIDPQFGTMEDVEELIHEAHARGIKIIFDMILNHTSDQHPWFQEALKGPDNKYRNYYIWRDGKEEGAKAPNNWEGFFGTSVWEKGPRDDDQYYFHLFAKEMPDLNWENPDVRRDLTDIALFWLDKGIDGFRLDAFIHIVKEAGYPDLDLPEGEIALAEQYYANLPMVNQYMRIYTTTLREHFPDIYMLGEAASADVELARSYCDPNQGGCNSVITFRYFTMDEESKDPRLNGNMQATNLLYQPFKENMDQWQHAMNDVGGPTLYWSNHDMARTVSRIGNDHVYRDNSAKMLATLMYLQKGIPVIYNGEEIGMKNLFIDAIEDFDSPEAQKFYEKALDLGYTREWALHNLRETSKDSARGGMQWHDGDQAGFSTVEPWSGVNVEKKYNVKEQMMDSNSILIHYKKVLDLKRTELFNSGAYRLLLTDDHFYAYERELDNKVATIICNVTEDMHYYDLEPVPDNGYRRPILSNEGVRLIKGGNTVRLGAYGAVVLLTDYE encoded by the coding sequence ATGGATCCACATACGCCCTGGTGGCATAAAACGATTTTATACCAAGTGTACCCAATGAGTTTCCAGGACACCAACCATGACGGGATTGGCGATATCCCGGGAATTACACGTCGATTGGACTATATCCAGAGTCTCGGTGTGAACATGCTATGGATTAACCCGATTTTTGCTTCACCGAAAGTTGATAACGGTTACGACGTCTCGGACTATATGCAAATCGACCCTCAATTTGGGACGATGGAAGACGTAGAGGAACTGATTCACGAAGCACATGCCCGAGGAATTAAAATTATTTTTGACATGATTTTAAATCATACGTCTGACCAACATCCTTGGTTCCAAGAGGCATTGAAGGGACCGGATAATAAATACCGCAATTATTATATTTGGCGTGATGGGAAAGAAGAAGGTGCGAAAGCACCCAATAACTGGGAAGGTTTCTTCGGGACTTCAGTTTGGGAGAAAGGTCCGCGTGATGATGATCAGTATTATTTCCACTTGTTTGCCAAAGAAATGCCAGACTTAAACTGGGAAAACCCGGATGTACGGCGCGATCTTACGGATATTGCATTGTTCTGGCTGGATAAAGGGATTGACGGATTCCGTCTCGATGCCTTTATCCACATTGTGAAAGAAGCGGGCTATCCGGATCTGGATTTGCCAGAAGGGGAAATTGCCCTGGCGGAACAATACTATGCGAACTTGCCGATGGTGAATCAATACATGCGCATCTACACCACAACCTTGCGCGAGCATTTCCCAGACATTTATATGTTGGGTGAAGCGGCCTCTGCGGATGTTGAATTGGCGCGTTCGTATTGCGATCCCAACCAAGGCGGCTGTAACTCCGTCATTACATTCCGTTACTTTACGATGGATGAAGAGTCGAAAGACCCGCGTTTGAACGGAAATATGCAGGCAACAAACTTACTGTATCAACCTTTTAAAGAAAATATGGATCAGTGGCAACATGCGATGAATGATGTCGGCGGGCCGACGCTTTATTGGAGTAACCACGACATGGCCCGGACTGTTTCCCGAATCGGAAATGACCACGTTTACCGCGACAACTCCGCGAAGATGTTGGCAACGTTGATGTATCTTCAAAAAGGAATTCCGGTTATTTACAACGGTGAAGAAATCGGTATGAAGAATTTGTTCATCGATGCGATTGAGGATTTCGACTCGCCCGAAGCGCAAAAATTCTATGAAAAAGCGTTAGACCTGGGTTATACCCGGGAATGGGCGTTGCACAATTTACGGGAAACGTCTAAAGACTCGGCGCGTGGTGGTATGCAATGGCATGACGGTGATCAAGCCGGTTTCTCAACGGTTGAGCCGTGGAGCGGTGTCAATGTCGAGAAGAAATACAACGTGAAAGAACAGATGATGGATTCCAACAGTATTTTGATTCATTACAAAAAAGTATTGGACTTGAAACGTACAGAATTATTTAACAGTGGCGCCTATCGTTTATTGCTTACGGATGACCATTTCTACGCATACGAACGCGAGCTCGACAACAAAGTCGCAACGATTATCTGTAACGTTACCGAAGATATGCACTATTACGATTTAGAACCTGTTCCTGATAACGGATATCGTCGTCCGATTCTATCCAATGAAGGCGTTCGCCTCATTAAAGGTGGAAATACGGTTCGCTTAGGTGCCTACGGAGCAGTTGTGTTATTGACGGATTATGAATAA
- the proC gene encoding pyrroline-5-carboxylate reductase, translated as MEKMIGFIGMGNMGQAIVKGILEAGFTTAENVIASRRNVDLLQELHADFGIRVTGDNKEVAREADILFLAVKPHLYDSVIKEVRDVVKAEAIIVNIAAGVSLSDIAESFGKPVKVVRAMPNTPAAVGEGMVALCFSEGLSKDEQEEMVALFGSLGKAEIVEERLFDAVIGVSGSSPALLFMVIEAMADAVVKAGMPRAQAYQFAAQAMLGSAKMVLESGAHPGALKDAVCSPGGTTIEMVVKAEEAGLRNAVIQAVEAAVAKSIEMNG; from the coding sequence ATGGAGAAAATGATTGGTTTTATTGGCATGGGAAATATGGGACAGGCGATAGTGAAAGGCATCTTAGAGGCGGGCTTTACGACGGCCGAAAATGTGATTGCTTCCAGACGAAATGTTGATTTGCTTCAGGAGTTACATGCTGATTTTGGTATTCGGGTAACGGGTGACAACAAAGAAGTTGCACGCGAAGCCGATATTTTATTTTTAGCGGTTAAGCCGCATTTATATGACAGCGTGATTAAAGAAGTCCGTGATGTGGTGAAGGCAGAGGCGATCATTGTGAATATTGCAGCCGGTGTTTCACTTTCCGATATCGCGGAGTCATTTGGCAAACCTGTGAAAGTCGTGCGCGCTATGCCCAATACCCCAGCCGCAGTCGGTGAAGGAATGGTTGCGTTGTGCTTTAGCGAAGGGTTATCGAAGGATGAGCAAGAGGAAATGGTCGCCTTGTTCGGGAGTTTAGGTAAAGCGGAAATTGTCGAGGAACGGCTATTTGATGCCGTCATCGGCGTGAGCGGTTCATCGCCGGCACTGTTGTTCATGGTTATCGAAGCGATGGCAGATGCGGTCGTCAAAGCCGGTATGCCCCGTGCGCAAGCCTATCAGTTTGCTGCCCAAGCGATGCTCGGCTCAGCTAAAATGGTGTTGGAATCCGGCGCGCATCCCGGTGCTTTGAAAGATGCCGTGTGCTCGCCCGGTGGCACGACCATTGAAATGGTTGTTAAAGCCGAAGAAGCCGGTCTGCGCAACGCCGTTATACAGGCAGTCGAAGCAGCGGTGGCTAAATCGATCGAGATGAATGGATAA